The proteins below come from a single Oxyura jamaicensis isolate SHBP4307 breed ruddy duck chromosome 1, BPBGC_Ojam_1.0, whole genome shotgun sequence genomic window:
- the MLNR gene encoding motilin receptor, whose protein sequence is MAAAPVWGGGGNGSQGEASWPGQPCDERLCSALPVRALIPVTAVCAGLFAVGVAGNVLTVLVICGQRDMKTTTNLYLGSMAVSDLLILLGLPLDLYRLWRSRPWIFGQLLCRLSHYLSEGCTYCTILHITALTVERYLAICFPLKAKVVVTKRRVKAVIGALWAFALLSAGPFFFLVGVEQPDNHTDFGRECKPTPQALESGLLATMFWVTTSYFVLPVLCLNVLYGFIGRELWRSKGHLRGPSAALRERGHRQTVKILAVVILAFIICWLPFHIGRIIFINTQDTRMMLFSQYFNIFALQLFYLSASINPILYNLISKKYRAAVYKLLLPHRSAERAFAITKEAGGYTETSTSMRNK, encoded by the exons ATGGCGGCGGCCCCCGTGTGGGGCGGCGGGGGGAACGGCAGCCAGGGCGAGGCGTCGTGGCCCGGGCAGCCGTGCGACGAGCGGCTGTGCTCGGCGCTGCCGGTGCGGGCGCTGATCCCGGTGACGGCCGTGTGCGCCGGGCTCTTCGCCGTCGGTGTGGCGGGCAACGTGCTGACGGTGCTGGTCATCTGCGGGCAGCGCGACATGAAGACCACGACCAACCTGTACCTGGGCAGCATGGCCGTGTCCGACCTGCTcatcctgctggggctgcccttgGACCTGTACCGCCTGTGGCGCTCGCGGCCGTGGATCTTCGGGCAGCTGCTGTGCCGCCTCTCGCACTACCTGAGCGAGGGCTGCACCTACTGCACCATCCTCCACATCACCGCCCTGACGGTGGAGCGCTACCTCGCCATCTGCTTCCCCCTCAAGGCCAAGGTGGTGGTCACCAAGCGCCGCGTCAAGGCCGTCATCGGCGCCCTCTGGGCCTTCGCCCTCCTCTCGGCTGGGCCCTTCTTCTTCCTGGTGGGCGTCGAGCAGCCCGACAACCACACCGACTTCGGCCGCGAGTGCAAGCCCACCCCGCAGGCCCTCGAGTCCGGCCTGCTGGCCACCATGTTCTGGGTCACCACCTCCTACTTCGTCCTGCCCGTCCTCTGCCTCAACGTCCTCTATGGCTTCATCGGCAGGGAGCTGTGGCGCAGCAAGGGGCACCTGCGGGGTCCCAGCGCAGCCCTCAGGGAGCGGGGACACCGGCAGACCGTCAAGATCTTGG CTGTGGTGATTCTGGCCTTTATAATTTGCTGGTTGCCTTTCCACATTGGCAGGATCATTTTTATAAACACCCAGGACACCAGGATGATGCTCTTCTCCCAGTACTTCAACATCTTCGCCCTGCAGCTTTTCTACCTGAGTGCCTCCATCAACCCCATCCTCTACAACCTCATTTCAAAGAAGTACAGGGCGGCAGTCtacaagctgctgctgccgcaCCGCTCCGCGGAAAGGGCCTTCGCGATCACTAAAGAGGCTGGAGGCTACACGGAAACCAGCACTAGCATGAGAAACAAGTAA